From a region of the Chrysemys picta bellii isolate R12L10 chromosome 7, ASM1138683v2, whole genome shotgun sequence genome:
- the KCNK18 gene encoding potassium channel subfamily K member 18 — MCTKVFWVVFPHACFISSLVIYAFLGAVMFSHIEGNRNCNENKDYKDFMLNLWNLSQNFTENMTENEKIFKKRVHDLLIKAKLEWFDDPKERWSFLGSLFFCCTVFTTVGYGHSYPVTKVGKYLCMLYALFGIPLMFLVLTDLGDILATILSKSYNKFRKLNSKMLASKPAKLCSGCICKKNNEIKTGSSLLMQHKIVIQEPLSITEVLKSQSSVKRKSLQYQNAEIFEMLIARENQYLMPPRINKFERWSSCPELDSGKMTCVIENFGKELEKLDVPILLMALIVFAYISCAAAILPNWENHMDFEEAFYFCFITLTTIGFGDIHLEHPNFFLFFSLYIVIGMEIVIIAFKLGQDRLIGLYKKVISYVSKKTSPQYEKYPRKK, encoded by the exons ATGTGCACAAAAGTGTTTTGGGTGGTGTTTCCTCATGCCTGCTTCATCTCTTCTTTAGTGATCTATGCTTTTCTGGGGGCTGTCATGTTTTCTCACATTGAGGGTAACAGAAATTGCAATGAAAATAAAGACTATAAGGATTTTATGCTGAATCTGTGGAACCTCTCACAAAATTTTACAG AAAATATGACAGAAAACGAGAAGATATTTAAGAAAAGAGTCCATGACCTGCTTATCAAAGCTAAGTTGGAATGGTTTGACGATCCAAAAGAACGATGGTCTTTCCTTGGGTCTCTCTTTTTCTGCTGTACTGTGTTCACAACAGTGG gtTATGGCCATAGCTACCCCGTAACAAAGGTTGGAAAATATCTGTGTATGCTATATGCATTATTTGGCATACCTCTGATGTTCTTGGTTCTGACAGACCTGGGAGACATCCTTGCAACTATCTTATCCAAGTCTTACAATAAATTTAGGAAACTTAATTCAAAAATGTTAGCCTCTAAACCAGCTAAACTGTGTTCTGGATGCATCTGTAAGAAAAACAATGAGATAAAAACTGGATCATCATTGCTTATGCAACACAAAATAGTCATCCAGGAACCTTTAAGTATCACGGAAGTGCTGAAAAGCCAATCCTCTGTTAAAAGGAAGTCACTGCAATACCAGAATGCTGAAATATTTGAAATGCTAATTGCAAGAGAAAATCAATACCTTATGCCACCAAGAATTAACAAATTTGAAAGATGGAGTTCATGTCCCGAACTAGACTCAGGGAAGATGACCTGTGTCATCGAAAACTTTGGCAAAGAACTCGAAAAGCTAGATGTGCCCATCTTGCTAATGGCACTAATTGTCTTTGCATACATCTCCTGTGCAGCCGCTATTCTTCCAAACTGGGAAAACCACATGGATTTCGAGGAGgctttctatttttgttttatcaCCTTGACAACAATTGGGTTTGGTGATATTCACTTGGAACATCCcaactttttcttgtttttttccctctatATTGTCATCGGTATGGAAATAGTCATCATTGCTTTTAAGCTGGGACAAGACCGATTGATTGGCTTGTACAAAAAGGTGATTTCATATGTTAGTAAGAAGACGTCACCACAGTATGAGAAGTATCCGCGTAAAAAATAG